Proteins co-encoded in one Vibrio aquimaris genomic window:
- the mlc gene encoding sugar metabolism global transcriptional regulator Mlc translates to MYMAQPGHIDHIKQVNAGRVYKLIDQKGPISRIDLSKESELAPASITKITRELIEAHLIHETTVQEAISRGRPAVGLQVNNKDWQFLSMRLGRGYLTIALHELGGEVLIDTKIDIHEIDQEDVLSRLLHEIDEFFQSYAEQLGRVTSIALTLPGLVNSEKGIVMQMPHYNVENLALGPEIFKATGLPVFVANDTRAWALAEKLFGHSQDNDNSVLISIHHGLGAGIILDGRVLLGRHGNIGELGHIQIDPHGKPCHCGNRGCLETVASSQAIRDEVNERLAKGEPSILSSIDEVSIEDICEAAANGDALAVEVIEKLGRYLGTAISIVINLFNPEKILIGGAINQAKSILYPAIQSCIKEQSLPVYQQGLQVVESRFYKQATMPGAALIKQALYDGLLLMKVVEG, encoded by the coding sequence ATGTACATGGCTCAACCAGGTCATATTGACCACATTAAGCAGGTCAATGCTGGCCGTGTATATAAACTTATCGATCAAAAAGGTCCTATTTCCCGAATTGATTTGTCCAAAGAGAGTGAGCTAGCCCCTGCCAGTATTACCAAAATAACTCGTGAATTGATTGAAGCGCACTTGATTCATGAAACAACGGTTCAAGAAGCGATCAGTCGAGGCCGACCAGCTGTTGGTCTGCAGGTCAATAACAAGGATTGGCAATTTCTTTCTATGCGCCTTGGTCGTGGTTATCTCACCATCGCTTTGCACGAGCTTGGTGGTGAGGTGCTCATCGATACTAAGATTGATATTCATGAGATTGACCAAGAGGATGTTTTATCTCGGTTATTACATGAAATTGATGAATTTTTTCAGAGTTACGCTGAGCAGCTTGGTCGCGTAACCAGCATAGCCTTAACTTTACCCGGCTTGGTCAATTCAGAAAAAGGCATTGTCATGCAAATGCCTCACTACAATGTTGAAAATTTGGCTCTGGGTCCTGAAATATTTAAAGCCACAGGTTTGCCAGTTTTCGTTGCCAATGACACTCGTGCTTGGGCTTTAGCCGAGAAGCTATTTGGTCATTCTCAGGATAATGATAACTCAGTACTTATTTCAATTCATCATGGCCTCGGAGCGGGTATTATTCTCGATGGCCGTGTTCTTCTGGGGCGTCATGGAAATATAGGCGAGCTGGGTCACATTCAAATTGATCCCCATGGCAAGCCTTGTCATTGTGGTAACCGAGGGTGTTTAGAAACAGTGGCGAGCTCTCAAGCTATTCGAGATGAGGTAAACGAGAGGCTTGCTAAAGGTGAGCCTTCGATACTCTCAAGCATTGATGAAGTTTCTATTGAAGACATTTGTGAAGCTGCCGCTAACGGTGACGCTTTAGCTGTTGAGGTGATAGAAAAACTTGGTCGTTATCTGGGAACTGCAATATCGATAGTGATTAATTTGTTTAATCCAGAGAAGATATTGATTGGCGGAGCAATCAATCAGGCGAAAAGCATTTTATACCCAGCGATTCAAAGCTGCATAAAGGAGCAAAGCCTGCCTGTCTATCAGCAAGGTCTACAGGTTGTAGAATCTCGTTTTTACAAGCAAGCAACAATGCCAGGCGCCGCTTTAATCAAACAAGCCCTTTATGATGGTTTATTATTAATGAAAGTTGTTGAAGGTTAG
- the pyk gene encoding pyruvate kinase: MTCIQRRTKIVTTLGPSTDKEGMLEEVIKAGANVVRINFSHGSAEEHVERATQIRSIAAKYGTHVAILGDLQGPKIRVSTFKDNKIHLSVGDTFVLDSDLPKGQGNQNAVGLDYKELPRDVSAGDILLLDDGRVQLEVTKVSGNQVVTAVIVGGPLSNNKGINKKGGGLSADALTEKDKNDIITAAQIKVDFLAISFPRNGEDMKYARRLALDAGLEAKLVAKVERAETVESEKNIDDIILASDAVMVARGDLGVEIGDPELIGVQKQLIRRARSLNRAVITATQMMESMIENPMPTRAEVMDVANAVLDGTDAVMLSGETAAGKYPLETVRSMAEVCLGAEKMSAINRSTYRMDTVFETCVETIAMTTMFAANHLKGVKGIVTVTESGWTALMMSRLSSGLPIFALSRNESTLNQAALYRGVTPVYFDSTSDSGLPTAKDAVQRLKDKGLLHNGDLVIITLGDVMDVVGSTNCMRILSA, encoded by the coding sequence ATGACCTGCATTCAAAGAAGAACGAAAATAGTCACTACACTAGGTCCTTCAACCGACAAAGAGGGCATGTTAGAAGAAGTCATAAAAGCTGGTGCGAATGTCGTTAGAATAAACTTTTCTCATGGTTCAGCTGAGGAGCATGTCGAAAGAGCAACACAAATACGCAGTATTGCCGCAAAATATGGTACTCATGTAGCAATATTGGGTGACCTACAAGGCCCCAAAATACGTGTTTCTACCTTTAAGGACAACAAGATCCATCTTTCTGTTGGCGACACTTTTGTACTTGATAGTGACTTACCGAAAGGCCAAGGGAATCAAAACGCAGTAGGACTAGATTACAAAGAGCTTCCAAGGGATGTATCTGCGGGTGATATCTTGCTACTCGATGATGGTCGTGTACAACTGGAGGTTACCAAAGTATCGGGCAACCAAGTAGTTACAGCGGTCATTGTCGGCGGACCATTGTCAAATAATAAAGGTATTAACAAAAAAGGGGGGGGCCTATCCGCTGATGCACTAACAGAAAAAGACAAAAATGACATTATAACTGCCGCTCAAATCAAAGTGGACTTTTTAGCCATTTCCTTCCCAAGAAATGGCGAGGACATGAAATATGCGAGGCGTCTTGCACTTGATGCGGGCCTTGAAGCAAAACTTGTCGCCAAAGTAGAGCGAGCAGAGACCGTAGAAAGCGAAAAAAATATCGATGATATTATTCTCGCCTCAGATGCTGTTATGGTTGCGCGTGGAGACTTAGGAGTCGAAATAGGCGACCCAGAGCTGATTGGCGTGCAAAAGCAGCTCATACGCCGAGCACGAAGCCTTAATCGAGCCGTCATTACAGCAACACAAATGATGGAATCCATGATAGAAAACCCAATGCCAACACGAGCAGAAGTTATGGATGTGGCAAATGCAGTGTTAGATGGAACCGATGCCGTCATGTTATCTGGCGAAACAGCAGCAGGAAAATACCCTCTTGAAACAGTTCGGTCAATGGCTGAGGTTTGCCTAGGCGCTGAAAAAATGTCGGCCATCAACCGCTCGACATACAGAATGGATACTGTCTTTGAAACATGCGTCGAAACCATTGCGATGACGACCATGTTTGCAGCCAACCACTTAAAGGGAGTTAAAGGAATAGTAACGGTTACAGAGTCAGGTTGGACTGCTCTTATGATGTCAAGGCTCAGTTCAGGATTACCTATTTTTGCACTATCGCGTAACGAAAGTACACTGAATCAAGCCGCCCTATATCGAGGTGTGACACCCGTTTATTTTGATTCAACAAGTGATTCAGGTTTGCCTACCGCCAAAGATGCGGTTCAGCGCTTAAAAGACAAGGGCCTACTCCATAATGGAGACCTTGTAATAATTACTCTTGGAGACGTCATGGACGTAGTGGGTTCAACCAATTGTATGCGAATACTGTCCGCATAA
- a CDS encoding patatin-like phospholipase family protein yields the protein MSNSGIVTGATIELDTIRLAKYTGGKNALVAQGGGQRGIFTSGVLDAFLLSNFDPFDVFYGTSAGALNLCGFLCRQKGIGRAFILDLTTDPMFFNLFRYIRRKQHLGIDWAVDKISDYPYKLDIDMGRKVLADRKAFAAVTDTSRLFDHYLPMLQDDWRKVMIATCAIPRLYNQAVEFEHGIYVDGGVSASIPVQEAWRKEARCIIVIRTEGEDLETEVEEEMRNDNTQWYRGSFNLVQERWQQKLSSWKQDWASFFTEQLQRSKEEKLRHVHLEALNGGRWLFGAEDIYRLSYLLGEKFDSGLADMLMVHYQTYSLTQDFLHNPPDDCFIVQIKPARPLLSSSLMSEREALLHDYQMGLDAGFRFVEMYASVSTRITSHFHHS from the coding sequence ATGAGCAATAGCGGCATTGTAACGGGTGCGACTATTGAATTAGACACTATTCGCCTTGCCAAGTATACAGGGGGAAAAAATGCGCTTGTGGCTCAAGGTGGGGGGCAACGCGGCATCTTTACTTCCGGCGTTCTTGACGCTTTTCTTCTCTCTAATTTCGACCCCTTTGATGTTTTTTATGGCACTTCTGCTGGAGCGCTTAACCTGTGCGGCTTTCTTTGTCGCCAGAAGGGAATAGGACGCGCGTTCATTCTGGACCTCACCACTGATCCTATGTTTTTTAATCTCTTTCGTTACATCAGGCGCAAGCAGCATCTAGGAATAGATTGGGCTGTAGATAAAATAAGTGACTATCCATACAAGTTAGACATAGATATGGGTAGAAAAGTACTTGCAGACAGAAAAGCTTTTGCGGCGGTGACGGATACCAGCCGTTTATTCGACCATTACTTGCCTATGTTGCAAGACGATTGGCGTAAGGTCATGATTGCGACGTGCGCGATTCCTAGATTGTATAACCAAGCGGTTGAATTTGAGCATGGGATATATGTTGATGGAGGGGTGTCGGCGTCCATTCCGGTTCAAGAGGCTTGGCGTAAAGAGGCTCGTTGCATCATTGTCATAAGGACAGAGGGGGAGGATTTAGAAACCGAAGTTGAAGAAGAAATGCGTAATGACAACACGCAATGGTATCGGGGCTCTTTCAATCTTGTTCAAGAAAGATGGCAGCAAAAGTTATCAAGCTGGAAGCAAGATTGGGCAAGTTTTTTCACAGAGCAGTTGCAGCGCTCGAAAGAAGAAAAGCTCAGGCATGTTCACCTTGAAGCTCTTAATGGTGGGCGGTGGTTGTTTGGTGCTGAAGATATTTACCGCTTAAGTTACTTACTAGGAGAGAAGTTTGACTCCGGACTCGCAGATATGCTGATGGTTCATTACCAGACTTATTCTTTGACCCAAGATTTTCTGCATAACCCTCCTGATGATTGTTTCATCGTACAGATAAAACCCGCAAGGCCGCTTTTGTCGAGCTCCTTGATGAGTGAAAGAGAGGCTTTGTTACATGACTATCAAATGGGGCTTGACGCTGGATTCCGGTTTGTTGAAATGTACGCTTCTGTATCGACCAGAATAACTTCTCATTTTCACCATAGCTAA
- a CDS encoding YnhF family membrane protein, protein MELELKYAIAITVIVFTILIGFGVVAITSV, encoded by the coding sequence ATGGAACTTGAGTTAAAGTATGCGATAGCCATCACAGTAATCGTATTTACTATACTTATCGGTTTTGGTGTAGTCGCCATCACGTCCGTTTAG
- a CDS encoding porin family protein, giving the protein MSNKIKYFITIIITLFSTSIWADVYLTPWVGYTGGGKVIAQNEMIYDLEGSASYAITGEIDLQDGRIGLFYSNQGTNVDDINLESNIHYLQFQSSLYYPTEEVSFYLGIGLGASYIDADWVDDELGFSASIFGGFEYRFHDNLALNTQLRWLGTVVDNDTSGICNLSASESDNCIIKFKTDWMNQFSANLGLTWNF; this is encoded by the coding sequence ATGAGCAACAAGATTAAATATTTTATCACCATAATAATAACCTTATTCTCGACTTCCATTTGGGCTGATGTCTATCTGACTCCTTGGGTAGGATACACAGGAGGTGGAAAAGTCATTGCCCAAAATGAGATGATTTATGACTTGGAAGGCTCGGCAAGTTATGCCATTACCGGAGAGATTGACTTACAAGACGGAAGAATTGGGCTTTTCTACTCTAATCAAGGCACAAACGTCGACGATATCAACTTAGAATCAAACATACACTATCTCCAATTTCAAAGCAGCCTCTACTATCCGACAGAAGAAGTCTCATTTTATTTGGGTATTGGATTAGGTGCATCATATATAGACGCGGATTGGGTTGACGATGAGTTGGGATTCTCAGCCAGTATTTTCGGCGGGTTTGAGTACCGTTTTCACGATAACTTAGCTCTAAATACTCAGCTGCGCTGGCTGGGGACCGTGGTTGATAACGATACCAGTGGTATATGTAACTTATCGGCGTCAGAATCCGATAACTGTATTATTAAATTCAAAACAGATTGGATGAATCAGTTTTCTGCCAATTTGGGACTTACTTGGAATTTTTGA
- a CDS encoding sodium-dependent transporter has product MKREQWGSRAGFILAAVGSAIGLGNIWRFPYMAYDNGGGAFFIPYLFAMITAGIPFMILEFSMGQKYRGSAPRTLAKIHSKFEWLGWFQVGVAAVIAVYYVAVIGWAISYFSMSFDQSWGSDTNAFFFKKYLALGDNSPTNLGSIQWKIAAAMGIAWAITYAAIVGGVKSGIERASKIMMPILFIMVVLLIARMVFLPGALNGINYMFEPDFSKIWDVKVWAAAYGQIFFTLSIGFAIMLAYSSYLPEKSDITNNAFMTVLINCGFSILAGIMIFSVLGYMAFEQGKPLTDVVSAGVGLAFVTLPAAINLLPAPYILGPLFFFALVVAGLSSHISIMEAVTSAIMDKLNWSRKKAATIVIGTGVIVSMAFATNGGLLLLDLVDHFANNVGIMAGGLVEIVLMAWLLNRVADVRQYANDISDFSIGTWFIVCLKFITPIMLAIILATKLHTLFTEGYGDYNLTLGWAMIATLFIIGVLVNATNKQGESL; this is encoded by the coding sequence ATGAAAAGAGAACAGTGGGGATCCCGAGCTGGCTTTATTTTAGCCGCAGTAGGGTCGGCGATCGGGTTGGGAAACATATGGCGTTTCCCATACATGGCTTATGATAATGGTGGTGGTGCTTTTTTTATACCCTACCTTTTTGCCATGATCACAGCAGGTATCCCCTTCATGATACTCGAGTTCAGTATGGGGCAAAAATACCGAGGAAGTGCGCCTCGAACCCTTGCTAAAATTCACTCTAAGTTTGAATGGCTCGGATGGTTTCAAGTAGGGGTTGCCGCAGTAATAGCCGTGTACTACGTAGCCGTTATTGGTTGGGCTATTTCTTATTTTAGTATGTCTTTTGATCAAAGCTGGGGCAGCGACACTAATGCTTTCTTTTTTAAAAAGTACTTAGCACTGGGTGACAACTCTCCAACTAACTTAGGTAGCATACAATGGAAAATAGCCGCCGCTATGGGAATTGCTTGGGCTATTACATATGCTGCTATTGTTGGTGGCGTGAAATCTGGTATAGAACGCGCCTCAAAAATTATGATGCCAATCCTCTTTATTATGGTTGTGCTGCTCATCGCCCGAATGGTTTTTCTGCCGGGAGCGCTCAACGGCATAAACTACATGTTCGAGCCTGACTTCAGTAAGATATGGGACGTAAAAGTTTGGGCAGCGGCTTACGGGCAGATATTTTTCACACTCAGTATCGGGTTTGCCATCATGCTCGCCTATTCCAGTTACTTACCTGAGAAATCAGATATTACCAATAATGCCTTTATGACTGTCCTCATAAACTGTGGATTCTCAATTTTAGCCGGTATTATGATCTTTTCAGTGCTGGGCTACATGGCTTTCGAGCAAGGAAAGCCTCTTACTGATGTCGTTTCAGCAGGGGTTGGTCTGGCATTTGTCACTCTGCCCGCCGCAATCAATCTACTGCCTGCACCTTATATCTTAGGGCCTCTGTTTTTCTTTGCTCTTGTTGTCGCTGGACTGAGCTCGCATATTTCAATTATGGAAGCCGTAACTTCCGCCATAATGGACAAATTGAACTGGAGCCGCAAAAAAGCCGCAACAATAGTCATAGGCACTGGCGTCATTGTATCGATGGCTTTTGCAACCAATGGCGGGTTGCTCCTTCTTGATCTGGTTGACCATTTTGCCAACAATGTCGGAATTATGGCTGGTGGATTAGTGGAAATTGTCTTGATGGCATGGCTTCTAAACAGGGTCGCTGACGTGCGTCAATACGCCAATGATATCTCGGATTTTTCAATCGGGACTTGGTTTATCGTCTGCCTTAAGTTCATAACCCCAATAATGCTTGCCATTATCCTAGCAACCAAGCTACACACACTATTCACCGAAGGTTATGGTGACTACAATCTAACTTTAGGCTGGGCAATGATAGCAACGCTATTTATTATTGGTGTTTTAGTTAATGCGACAAATAAACAAGGGGAATCTCTATGA
- a CDS encoding MetS family NSS transporter small subunit: MTTGAIIMMVLGLGLTWGGAAICMIRAMNKKES; this comes from the coding sequence ATGACTACTGGAGCAATTATTATGATGGTGCTGGGACTAGGGCTTACTTGGGGTGGGGCCGCCATTTGTATGATAAGAGCAATGAATAAAAAAGAGTCATAA
- a CDS encoding RDD family protein, with amino-acid sequence MTVAEKFRRTGAFVVDILIAKMFAQVLLSGLMFFMHQVLSGTDISLSLNDDKALPLMLGLIILAMITFIGVYVAYCLICFKLLGLTLGKYLLSVKEVYSQVSLRAYSRKELIKITLTVASLGVYPVYAGLQFYLFNKTPYHELT; translated from the coding sequence ATGACAGTAGCGGAAAAATTTAGGAGGACAGGGGCATTTGTTGTCGACATCTTGATAGCTAAAATGTTCGCACAAGTTTTGCTCTCTGGCCTCATGTTTTTCATGCATCAGGTACTTAGCGGGACGGATATTAGTTTATCTTTAAACGACGACAAAGCCTTACCGCTAATGTTAGGTTTGATAATCTTAGCCATGATCACTTTTATTGGAGTCTATGTCGCTTACTGCTTGATTTGTTTTAAACTCTTAGGTTTAACGTTAGGAAAATACCTACTAAGTGTAAAAGAGGTATACAGCCAAGTTAGCTTAAGGGCATACTCAAGGAAAGAGCTGATTAAGATTACACTTACTGTGGCATCGTTAGGTGTTTACCCAGTTTATGCTGGGCTGCAGTTCTATCTGTTCAACAAGACGCCTTACCATGAATTAACCTAG
- a CDS encoding PTS transporter subunit EIIC yields the protein MKGFFSKLSQAIMLPIALLPAAGIMLGIGGSFTNPTMIEAYHIGALQDGSVLNSFLQVMTAAGGIVFANLPVMFALAIAVGFARAEKGAAALAALISYLVMNVAIAKTLVVANMINIESNTVILMGKQYPGVLADILGISNTLSMGVFGGLIAGAITVVLHNKYHDVKLPDYLGFFGGARFVPIISAFAALFYGIVLTFIWPFFGAAFGAIGSALGEMTAAGHGYVASLIFGVIERSLIPVGLHHVFYLPLWQTEIGGTAEIAGEVIKGTQNIFFNSLASGDFSQFTSTNFMTGKFPFMMFGLPAAAYAMYTLADKENKKAAGGLLFSVALTAFLTGITEPIEFTFLFLSPALYYAIHVPLAGLSFMLMDMLNVKVGMTFSGGFIDFTLFGMLPGLTGVENNWFYIPLVGIAYAFVYFFVFRWYILKFDIKTPGRKGSAVAVVSKQDYHASKGGAGDSEKATLMVTALGGANNIVDVDACITRLRITVKDGELVKDNDYWTKELGAKGLVKVGDTGIQVIYGAEAAGYKSQINALLGK from the coding sequence ATGAAAGGTTTCTTTAGTAAACTTTCTCAAGCAATAATGCTACCCATAGCATTATTGCCTGCAGCAGGCATAATGTTGGGTATCGGCGGCAGTTTTACTAACCCGACAATGATAGAGGCATACCATATCGGTGCCCTTCAGGATGGAAGTGTACTCAATAGCTTTCTTCAAGTAATGACGGCAGCAGGGGGGATAGTTTTCGCTAATCTACCCGTTATGTTTGCTCTGGCTATTGCCGTGGGGTTTGCACGAGCAGAAAAAGGTGCGGCAGCCTTGGCTGCGCTTATTTCATATCTCGTTATGAATGTCGCTATTGCCAAGACTTTGGTAGTGGCGAATATGATAAACATAGAAAGTAACACTGTTATTTTGATGGGTAAACAATACCCTGGCGTACTGGCTGATATTCTGGGTATTTCAAATACATTAAGCATGGGGGTATTTGGGGGATTGATTGCAGGTGCAATTACAGTAGTTCTTCATAATAAATACCATGATGTGAAGCTGCCAGATTACTTAGGCTTCTTTGGTGGCGCGCGTTTCGTGCCTATTATCAGTGCATTTGCAGCGCTTTTTTACGGCATTGTATTAACCTTTATTTGGCCATTTTTCGGTGCTGCCTTTGGTGCTATCGGGTCCGCTCTTGGTGAAATGACAGCAGCAGGTCATGGTTATGTGGCATCCCTAATTTTCGGTGTTATTGAGCGTTCATTGATTCCAGTTGGTTTGCATCACGTATTCTATTTACCTTTGTGGCAAACAGAGATTGGTGGTACTGCAGAAATTGCAGGAGAAGTGATTAAAGGTACTCAAAACATCTTCTTTAACTCTCTTGCGAGCGGTGATTTCTCTCAGTTTACATCAACTAACTTTATGACGGGTAAATTTCCTTTCATGATGTTTGGCTTGCCTGCAGCAGCTTACGCTATGTATACCCTAGCGGACAAAGAAAACAAAAAAGCGGCAGGTGGTCTACTTTTTTCTGTTGCTCTGACTGCATTCTTAACTGGTATTACCGAGCCTATTGAGTTTACCTTCTTGTTCTTGTCACCAGCACTGTATTATGCCATCCATGTCCCTCTAGCTGGCTTGTCATTTATGCTAATGGACATGTTGAATGTAAAAGTTGGCATGACATTCAGTGGAGGCTTCATTGACTTCACTCTGTTCGGCATGCTTCCTGGACTAACAGGTGTAGAGAACAATTGGTTCTATATTCCGTTAGTTGGAATCGCTTACGCGTTTGTGTACTTCTTCGTTTTCCGCTGGTACATCTTAAAATTTGATATCAAGACTCCAGGGCGTAAAGGGAGTGCGGTTGCTGTGGTCTCTAAGCAAGATTATCATGCGTCAAAAGGCGGCGCTGGTGATAGTGAAAAAGCGACGCTCATGGTGACTGCGCTTGGTGGAGCAAATAATATTGTGGATGTTGATGCTTGTATTACCCGTTTGAGAATTACAGTAAAAGATGGTGAGCTAGTTAAAGACAATGATTACTGGACCAAAGAGCTTGGCGCTAAAGGGTTAGTTAAAGTCGGCGATACGGGCATCCAGGTTATCTATGGTGCCGAAGCTGCTGGCTATAAATCTCAGATTAACGCTTTACTTGGTAAGTAA
- a CDS encoding TatD family hydrolase has translation MFIDSHSHLDKLDYSNLHSGIDEVIEKAKASNVTDILSVGVTLDAFPHMMELIQPFDNVYASCGVHPLDVESQFSLERLYKFASHSRVVAIGETGLDYHYQPETKNLQKLRFEQHVELAVEIDKPLIIHTRQARQDTLDILRAGNAKKCQGVIHCFTEDLAFAKAALDLGFYISISGIVTFKQATELKEVVKALPLECLLIETDSPYLAPVPHRGKQNQPAYVVEVASYIAQLKGVSVAEVGLKTSKNFHNLFFRQKNSYE, from the coding sequence ATGTTCATAGATTCTCATAGTCACCTAGATAAATTGGATTACAGTAACCTGCATTCAGGGATTGATGAGGTAATTGAAAAGGCAAAAGCATCGAATGTCACTGACATTCTCTCAGTAGGGGTAACCTTGGATGCCTTTCCTCATATGATGGAATTAATTCAACCTTTTGATAATGTCTATGCTTCATGCGGTGTCCACCCCCTTGATGTTGAGAGTCAATTTTCATTAGAACGCCTTTATAAATTCGCATCGCATTCTAGAGTTGTCGCAATTGGTGAAACTGGTCTTGATTATCACTATCAACCTGAAACTAAAAATTTGCAAAAGTTACGCTTCGAGCAACATGTGGAACTGGCGGTAGAGATAGATAAGCCACTAATCATTCATACTCGACAAGCGAGACAAGATACTTTGGATATTTTGCGAGCAGGTAACGCAAAAAAATGCCAAGGTGTGATTCACTGTTTTACTGAAGATTTAGCTTTTGCTAAAGCAGCGTTAGATTTAGGCTTTTATATTTCAATCTCAGGTATTGTAACCTTCAAACAGGCAACCGAATTGAAAGAGGTTGTCAAAGCGCTTCCGTTAGAGTGTTTATTAATAGAGACGGACTCGCCGTATCTAGCGCCGGTTCCTCATCGCGGAAAACAAAATCAACCAGCCTACGTTGTGGAAGTGGCTTCTTATATAGCTCAGCTAAAGGGAGTGTCAGTCGCTGAAGTTGGACTTAAAACCAGCAAAAACTTCCACAATCTTTTTTTTCGACAAAAAAATAGTTATGAGTAA
- the holB gene encoding DNA polymerase III subunit delta', whose protein sequence is MISTYPWLSSIWKEWQSSLEQDTFPNAVLLSSHLGLATEALTSSFAQALMCSNYASEACGICHSCQLMQVNNHPDYHLIKPEKSAKSISVDQIRGCNRLAQESSQLSGKRIFIIEPAEAMTESAANALLKTLEEPSGTCMFLLISYQPHRLLPTVSSRCQRWQVTKPSAHEVADWLSEKVSVNIPPHIAHINGNAPTTIQLFLDKGQEALYQQIELGLLDVLKNRGDMIALAKQLASSHEESLNWMWYILTDAQKLHFGLDAPYFSPIAKELIHYLSYEKLFQQTENLSNLTEQLREYSGLNSELLILDWLIKLNEEVCS, encoded by the coding sequence ATGATATCCACGTATCCATGGTTAAGTAGCATTTGGAAGGAATGGCAGTCTAGCCTAGAGCAGGACACCTTTCCCAATGCCGTTTTGCTGAGTTCTCATCTAGGTTTGGCTACTGAAGCGTTGACCTCGTCATTTGCTCAAGCTTTGATGTGTAGCAACTATGCTAGTGAAGCTTGCGGTATTTGTCATAGTTGCCAGTTAATGCAGGTAAACAACCACCCCGATTACCATCTTATTAAGCCGGAGAAAAGTGCTAAATCAATCAGTGTGGACCAAATTCGAGGTTGTAATCGATTAGCGCAGGAGTCATCGCAGCTATCTGGAAAGCGTATCTTCATCATCGAGCCAGCCGAGGCAATGACAGAATCTGCCGCAAATGCGCTTTTAAAGACTCTTGAAGAGCCCTCGGGTACCTGTATGTTCTTACTTATCTCTTATCAGCCACACCGGTTGCTTCCGACGGTGAGTAGCCGATGTCAAAGGTGGCAAGTTACTAAACCTTCGGCGCACGAAGTCGCTGATTGGTTAAGTGAGAAAGTGTCAGTGAATATCCCTCCTCATATCGCACATATCAACGGTAATGCGCCCACCACTATTCAGTTATTTTTGGATAAAGGACAAGAAGCGCTTTATCAGCAAATAGAATTAGGTCTATTGGATGTGCTTAAGAATCGTGGTGATATGATCGCTTTGGCCAAGCAACTCGCTAGCTCTCACGAAGAGTCTTTGAATTGGATGTGGTACATACTCACTGACGCACAGAAGCTTCATTTTGGACTCGATGCACCATACTTTTCCCCCATTGCAAAAGAGCTTATACACTACTTAAGCTATGAGAAGCTCTTTCAACAAACAGAAAATTTGAGCAATTTAACAGAGCAACTCAGAGAATACTCAGGGCTTAATAGTGAATTGCTAATTCTGGATTGGTTAATCAAGCTTAACGAGGAAGTATGTTCATAG
- the tmk gene encoding dTMP kinase gives MNKAKFIVVEGLEGAGKSTAIKTVLDTLQSEGIEDIQTTREPGGTVLAEKLRTLVKQDHEGESLQDMTELLLMYAARVQLVENVIKPALAVGHWVVGDRHDMSSQAYQGGGRQLPLKTLQDLKQTTLGEFEPDLTIYLDIDPKLGLSRARGRGELDRIEKMDMSFFERTRERYLELASSDDKVVTINANQSIDAVASDIQSQLRKWLKRHQ, from the coding sequence ATGAACAAAGCTAAATTCATTGTTGTTGAAGGTCTCGAAGGCGCGGGTAAAAGTACAGCGATTAAAACAGTACTTGATACGCTTCAAAGTGAAGGCATAGAGGACATTCAAACTACACGGGAACCAGGTGGTACGGTATTGGCGGAAAAGTTGCGTACTTTGGTCAAACAAGATCATGAGGGTGAATCACTTCAAGATATGACCGAGCTTTTGCTCATGTATGCTGCTCGAGTTCAGTTGGTTGAAAATGTAATTAAGCCTGCGTTGGCTGTTGGTCATTGGGTGGTTGGTGACAGACATGATATGTCTTCTCAAGCCTATCAAGGAGGTGGACGGCAGCTCCCACTTAAGACATTACAAGATCTTAAACAAACAACGCTGGGTGAGTTTGAGCCTGATTTGACCATTTATCTTGATATTGACCCCAAGCTTGGCCTCTCCAGAGCGAGAGGCCGAGGTGAGCTAGATCGCATTGAAAAGATGGATATGAGTTTCTTCGAGCGCACAAGAGAGCGTTATCTCGAATTAGCGTCTAGTGATGACAAGGTAGTCACCATCAATGCAAATCAAAGCATTGATGCTGTTGCCAGTGATATACAAAGTCAACTTAGAAAATGGTTAAAACGGCATCAATGA